Sequence from the Fodinibius salicampi genome:
CCAGATACAGATCAACTAGCTCATCAGTATCCAAAGCAGGGTCTTGATAAAGGCGTGTCCAGCGGGATTCACCAACCAAGAATACAGCTATACCGAAGAGAAGAACTGCTATCAGGATCTCCTTAGAGATATGTCTATTATTTTGTGGCAATGAACAATCTCCGCTATCGTCGCTGCAATTTGGAAAGTAATCTTAGCAGCTCGATATAAAGCCATACAAGCGTAATCATAAGCCCAAATGAAGTATACCACTCGAAATACTTTGGTGCGTTAGATGCAACCCCTTGATCGATCATATCAAAATCGAGGACAAGATTAAGGGCTGCTACTCCGACAATAATCAGGCTGAAACCGATCCCCATCAATCCGCTGCCATGAATAAGGCTTATATTAATCCCAAAAAAGCTAAGCACAATACTGGCAATATATACCAAAGCGATTCCCCCGGTAGCAGCCACAACTCCCATACGAAATTTTTGGGTAACCTTAATAAGTCCCGATCGGTATGCCATAAGCATAGCGGCGAAAGTTCCTAACGTTAATAGTACTGCATTAAAAACAATACCATCGTACATGTTCGCATATTGCAGGGAAATTCCTCCTAAAAAAAGTCCTTCAAGTCCGGCATAGACAGGGGCGGTAACGGGCGACCATTCCTTTTTAAAGACAGTAGCAATAGCAACGATAAATCCTCCGATAGCTCCTCCCCAAATAAACAAGGGGGTGGGTTGATACCAACTGATAGAAGCCCCTAACAGTAAAATGAGAAATAAAGCTAC
This genomic interval carries:
- a CDS encoding Bax inhibitor-1/YccA family protein; protein product: MRTANPTLTKKTFQEAARVSPGEGSMTLSGTINKTVALFLILLLGASISWYQPTPLFIWGGAIGGFIVAIATVFKKEWSPVTAPVYAGLEGLFLGGISLQYANMYDGIVFNAVLLTLGTFAAMLMAYRSGLIKVTQKFRMGVVAATGGIALVYIASIVLSFFGINISLIHGSGLMGIGFSLIIVGVAALNLVLDFDMIDQGVASNAPKYFEWYTSFGLMITLVWLYIELLRLLSKLQRR